The proteins below come from a single Xiphophorus hellerii strain 12219 chromosome 14, Xiphophorus_hellerii-4.1, whole genome shotgun sequence genomic window:
- the LOC116732393 gene encoding ubiquitin carboxyl-terminal hydrolase 47-like isoform X1, with protein sequence MNQDIKYYGLRNQGATCYLNSILQVLFMTRKFREAVESCSKHHENDFNVRLHALFESLKEKTSETTEVTKTLRIKVYEQQDAGHYLEKILSLVSDEASQIFRGELIHRTVCGECASHTEDDVPFFFLSLPLMDSKNGNFSVEDGIQEFLKDAEFYGEDQLYCDHCEDNRDTTVKYKLERHPEILILLLKRFEYNYNHMSYSKDSRPVDVCYTINLPENQTYEMYAMVDHFGTLRGGHYTATIKPEEEESWYEFNDSTVTLLGNQMFQRKFEKSRSAHLLFYRKQSIGLQDEGQNGEEEQRDLAANPNPIVELDRRPERTCWYQDNYVVISLPSSTGFCEASTCTLICNGVANVVTQVKNWLFSWF encoded by the exons ATGAACCAAG ACATTAAGTATTATGGGTTGAGAAACCAAGGAGCAACATGTTACCTGAACAGCATTCTGCAGGTTCTGTTCATGACCAGAAAGTTCAGAGAGGCTGTAGAAAG TTGTTCAAAACACCATGAAAACGACTTCAATGTTCGACTCCATGCTTTGTTTgagagtttaaaagaaaaaacatcagaaaccaCAGAAGTTACAAAGACACTGAGAATTAAAG TGTATGAACAGCAGGATGCTGGTCACTACCTGGAGAAGATTTTATCTCTGGTCAGTGATGAAGCATCACAG atattcAGAGGAGAGCTGATTCACAGGACTGTTTGTGGTGAATGTGCTTCACACACTGAAGACGATgtgccatttttctttctttctctcccacTGATGGATTCTAAAAATGGAAACTTCAGTGTG GAGGACGGGattcaggagtttttaaaggaTGCAGAGTTTTATGGTGAGGACCAGCTGTACTGCGACCATTGTGAAGACAATAGAGACACTACTGTT AAATATAAACTTGAGCGTCATCCAGAGATTTTGATTTTGCTGCTGAAGAGGTTTGAATACAACTACAACCACATGTCATACAGTAAAGACAGCCGTCCTGTGGATGTTTGTTACACCATCAACTTACCTGAG AACCAGACATATGAAATGTATGCGATGGTGGATCACTTTGGGACTCTGAGAGGTGGGCATTACACAGCAACAATCAAACCTGAGGAGGAAGAAAGCTGGTATGAGTTCAATGACTCCACTGTGACACTG CTTGGTAACCAGATGTTCCAGAGAAAGTTTGAGAA ATCTCGAAGTGCCCACCTTCTCTTTTACAGGAAGCAAA GTATCGGTTTACAAGATGAAGGACAAAATGgagaagaagaacagagagacCTGGCTGCAAACCCCAATCCGATTGTTGAATTGGACCGGAGGCCTGAGAGGACCTGTTGGTATCAGGATAATTATGTGGTTATTTCTCTTCCAAGTTCAACTGGCTTTTGCGAAGCCTCCACATGTACATTAATTTGCAATGGTGTTGCAAACGTCGTTACCCAGGTGAAGAATTGGTTATTttcatggttttaa
- the LOC116732393 gene encoding ubiquitin carboxyl-terminal hydrolase 47-like isoform X2 gives MNQDIKYYGLRNQGATCYLNSILQVLFMTRKFREAVESSKHHENDFNVRLHALFESLKEKTSETTEVTKTLRIKVYEQQDAGHYLEKILSLVSDEASQIFRGELIHRTVCGECASHTEDDVPFFFLSLPLMDSKNGNFSVEDGIQEFLKDAEFYGEDQLYCDHCEDNRDTTVKYKLERHPEILILLLKRFEYNYNHMSYSKDSRPVDVCYTINLPENQTYEMYAMVDHFGTLRGGHYTATIKPEEEESWYEFNDSTVTLLGNQMFQRKFEKSRSAHLLFYRKQSIGLQDEGQNGEEEQRDLAANPNPIVELDRRPERTCWYQDNYVVISLPSSTGFCEASTCTLICNGVANVVTQVKNWLFSWF, from the exons ATGAACCAAG ACATTAAGTATTATGGGTTGAGAAACCAAGGAGCAACATGTTACCTGAACAGCATTCTGCAGGTTCTGTTCATGACCAGAAAGTTCAGAGAGGCTGTAGAAAG TTCAAAACACCATGAAAACGACTTCAATGTTCGACTCCATGCTTTGTTTgagagtttaaaagaaaaaacatcagaaaccaCAGAAGTTACAAAGACACTGAGAATTAAAG TGTATGAACAGCAGGATGCTGGTCACTACCTGGAGAAGATTTTATCTCTGGTCAGTGATGAAGCATCACAG atattcAGAGGAGAGCTGATTCACAGGACTGTTTGTGGTGAATGTGCTTCACACACTGAAGACGATgtgccatttttctttctttctctcccacTGATGGATTCTAAAAATGGAAACTTCAGTGTG GAGGACGGGattcaggagtttttaaaggaTGCAGAGTTTTATGGTGAGGACCAGCTGTACTGCGACCATTGTGAAGACAATAGAGACACTACTGTT AAATATAAACTTGAGCGTCATCCAGAGATTTTGATTTTGCTGCTGAAGAGGTTTGAATACAACTACAACCACATGTCATACAGTAAAGACAGCCGTCCTGTGGATGTTTGTTACACCATCAACTTACCTGAG AACCAGACATATGAAATGTATGCGATGGTGGATCACTTTGGGACTCTGAGAGGTGGGCATTACACAGCAACAATCAAACCTGAGGAGGAAGAAAGCTGGTATGAGTTCAATGACTCCACTGTGACACTG CTTGGTAACCAGATGTTCCAGAGAAAGTTTGAGAA ATCTCGAAGTGCCCACCTTCTCTTTTACAGGAAGCAAA GTATCGGTTTACAAGATGAAGGACAAAATGgagaagaagaacagagagacCTGGCTGCAAACCCCAATCCGATTGTTGAATTGGACCGGAGGCCTGAGAGGACCTGTTGGTATCAGGATAATTATGTGGTTATTTCTCTTCCAAGTTCAACTGGCTTTTGCGAAGCCTCCACATGTACATTAATTTGCAATGGTGTTGCAAACGTCGTTACCCAGGTGAAGAATTGGTTATTttcatggttttaa